The Tenacibaculum jejuense genome includes a window with the following:
- a CDS encoding LacI family DNA-binding transcriptional regulator has protein sequence MITLKDLAKELNVSISTVSKALNNSYEISEDTIAKVKELAKKYNYKPNKAALSLKKSKTRTIGVVLPNILNPFFARSLHSIEQEASKHDYSIITCISNESIDKEKKSIELLTDGSVDGFLISVAEETQTSGEVEHLEELMLYNRLPVVMFDRFIKSIDCDKVIIDDLKAVYEATNYLISEGRKKIILLDSLTGLNVGKLRVDGYKKAIEESNSYKNSPIIFEVTNDANVDDSIEKIMSTHKDIDAIIAIDNVLGVVALNIARKFNISMPSKLSIIGFSGKNVVVFTNPKLTTISQHTEEIGKRALQLLIDRIEKKDVSENKTLVIDTSLIHRETTKYK, from the coding sequence ATGATTACACTAAAAGATTTAGCCAAAGAATTAAATGTATCGATATCTACTGTTTCTAAAGCATTAAACAATAGTTACGAAATAAGTGAAGATACTATTGCTAAAGTTAAAGAATTAGCAAAAAAGTATAATTACAAGCCAAATAAGGCTGCGCTAAGTCTAAAGAAAAGTAAAACAAGAACGATTGGTGTTGTTTTACCAAATATTTTAAATCCATTTTTTGCAAGATCACTGCATAGTATAGAGCAAGAAGCTTCGAAGCACGATTACAGTATTATTACCTGTATTTCAAATGAATCTATTGATAAAGAGAAAAAGAGTATCGAGCTTTTAACTGATGGAAGTGTAGATGGATTTTTAATTTCTGTGGCAGAAGAAACGCAAACTTCAGGTGAAGTAGAACATTTAGAAGAACTAATGTTATACAATCGATTACCTGTGGTAATGTTCGATCGTTTTATAAAATCTATCGATTGTGATAAAGTGATTATAGACGATTTAAAAGCTGTTTATGAAGCAACTAATTATTTAATTTCTGAAGGAAGAAAAAAGATTATACTCTTAGATTCTTTAACAGGATTAAATGTTGGAAAGTTAAGAGTAGACGGTTATAAAAAAGCAATTGAAGAATCTAATTCATATAAAAACTCACCAATAATTTTTGAAGTTACCAACGATGCTAATGTCGATGATAGCATTGAAAAAATTATGTCAACACATAAAGATATTGATGCGATTATAGCAATCGATAATGTGTTAGGTGTGGTTGCGTTAAACATTGCTAGGAAATTCAACATTTCAATGCCTTCGAAACTTTCTATCATAGGTTTTTCAGGAAAGAATGTAGTGGTTTTTACCAATCCAAAATTAACCACAATAAGCCAGCATACCGAGGAAATAGGAAAAAGAGCCTTACAATTATTAATAGACAGAATAGAAAAAAAAGACGTATCAGAAAACAAAACTTTAGTTATTGATACCAGTTTAATACATAGAGAAACAACCAAATACAAATAA
- a CDS encoding LytR/AlgR family response regulator transcription factor: protein MNCLIIDDESTARTIVSQLCKTEGSLNVIEEFSNAIEAIKYLNQNEVDLIFLDIHMPDFTGFDLIQTLKKPPRIILTTSDQKFAIDAFEYECIVDYLVKPITLPRFVKAIEKAKKFTFSNQNQEANTSGKEEAKDEDQQLYINIDRRLIKIEIPSINIVEAKGDYILIKTKDKNYTVHSTLKKIEEKLPNDLFLKVHRSYIINLKKIVDIEDNSVLIEKDVIPVSRSNRSELMKRLNLL, encoded by the coding sequence ATGAATTGTTTAATCATTGATGATGAATCCACAGCAAGAACAATAGTAAGCCAGCTATGTAAAACTGAAGGATCTTTAAACGTTATAGAGGAATTTTCAAACGCTATAGAAGCAATAAAGTATTTAAATCAAAATGAAGTAGATCTTATTTTTTTAGATATACACATGCCAGATTTTACGGGATTTGATTTAATTCAAACACTTAAAAAACCTCCAAGAATTATTTTAACAACTTCAGATCAAAAATTCGCAATAGATGCTTTTGAGTACGAATGTATTGTAGATTATTTAGTAAAACCTATTACTTTACCACGTTTTGTGAAAGCAATAGAAAAAGCAAAAAAGTTTACATTTAGTAATCAAAATCAAGAAGCTAATACATCTGGAAAAGAGGAAGCAAAAGATGAAGACCAGCAGCTGTATATAAACATAGATAGAAGGTTAATTAAAATTGAAATTCCTAGTATCAATATAGTAGAAGCAAAAGGAGATTATATTTTAATTAAGACAAAAGATAAAAACTACACGGTTCATTCTACCTTAAAGAAAATAGAAGAGAAACTACCTAACGATTTATTTTTAAAAGTGCATAGATCTTATATTATCAATTTAAAGAAAATTGTAGATATAGAAGATAATAGTGTACTTATAGAAAAAGATGTTATTCCAGTAAGTAGATCGAATCGATCAGAGCTCATGAAAAGGCTAAACTTATTATAG
- a CDS encoding thioredoxin domain-containing protein, producing the protein MKKPLLIISKICLIFILLIAFNCKSKEKNKITEKLEYTNALINESSPYLLQHAHNPVNWFPWDKQYLDQAKEENKLVLLSIGYASCHWCHVMEKETFEDKEVADFMNKNFINIKIDREEHPNVDKTYLKAVQIMTGNGGWPLNCVILPDGKPIWGGTYFNKENWLTSLKEIQRLYQENPGRAKGFANKLTEDLKSLQEFDNTNLNQEFSRDKLDNFIAEWKTKLDSINGGLIGKSQFPRASNYQFLLRYAYQKEDKKLENFVYKTLDKIANGGLNDHLAGGFARYTVDNKWHIPHFEKMLYDNAQLISLFSYAYQLTKNKQYKAVVYRTFDFIDKELYNDGLYFSSLNADSMNENGELEEGAYYTWKKEELQQLITSDFDLFKSYFGIDSIETVEGKHALVKIYNDEVFSKKHQLSLDDVKLKINSWTSTLLNARNKRIKPTTDQKILTSWNALLLQSFVDAYKVFGDDKFKTKALECAETIKRKAISNTGEITRSITTSNKDIKGYLEDYALLAQSFISLYEIYLDEKWLQEAKKITEISFTNFFNTEIGFFNYTAKNSDQLISDNFEIEDLVIPSSNSVICKNLFKLGHYFSNDNYLDLSEKMLQKMLPKIEKHPHVYSNWIDTYLNLSYPFYETAISGKNAIEKLKKLNQNYIPNHLIIGSTENSDLPLLKGKYNNDKTLIYICMNKTCKLPTENINTAVSMLKKN; encoded by the coding sequence ATGAAAAAACCATTACTAATTATTTCTAAAATCTGTTTGATATTTATTCTATTGATTGCTTTTAATTGCAAATCAAAAGAAAAGAATAAAATTACAGAAAAACTTGAGTATACTAACGCTTTAATTAACGAATCTAGCCCGTATTTATTGCAACATGCTCATAATCCTGTTAACTGGTTTCCTTGGGATAAGCAGTATTTAGATCAAGCAAAAGAGGAAAATAAATTAGTGTTACTTTCTATTGGATATGCATCATGTCATTGGTGTCATGTTATGGAAAAAGAAACTTTTGAAGACAAAGAAGTGGCTGATTTTATGAACAAAAATTTTATTAATATTAAAATTGATAGAGAAGAACATCCAAACGTTGATAAAACCTATTTAAAAGCTGTTCAAATAATGACAGGAAATGGTGGCTGGCCATTAAACTGTGTGATCTTACCTGATGGAAAACCTATTTGGGGTGGAACTTATTTCAATAAAGAAAATTGGTTAACATCTTTAAAAGAGATACAACGTCTTTACCAAGAAAATCCTGGGCGAGCAAAAGGTTTTGCAAATAAATTAACAGAAGACTTAAAATCGCTACAAGAATTTGATAACACTAATTTAAATCAGGAGTTCTCAAGAGATAAACTCGATAACTTTATAGCTGAATGGAAAACTAAATTAGACTCTATTAACGGTGGTTTAATTGGTAAAAGTCAATTCCCTAGAGCTAGTAATTATCAGTTTTTATTGAGATATGCTTATCAAAAAGAAGATAAAAAACTAGAAAATTTTGTTTATAAAACACTAGATAAAATTGCTAATGGTGGATTGAATGATCATTTAGCTGGTGGTTTCGCAAGGTATACTGTAGATAACAAATGGCATATTCCTCATTTTGAGAAAATGCTATATGATAATGCACAATTAATCTCTCTTTTTTCTTACGCTTATCAACTCACTAAAAACAAACAATATAAAGCTGTTGTGTATAGAACTTTTGATTTCATAGATAAAGAACTTTATAACGATGGGTTATATTTTTCTTCTTTAAATGCTGATAGTATGAATGAAAATGGAGAATTAGAAGAAGGCGCATATTACACCTGGAAAAAGGAAGAATTACAGCAATTAATCACAAGTGATTTTGATCTTTTTAAATCTTATTTTGGAATTGATAGTATTGAAACTGTTGAAGGAAAACATGCCTTAGTTAAAATTTATAATGACGAAGTTTTCAGTAAAAAACATCAACTTTCTTTAGATGATGTAAAGCTTAAAATTAATTCTTGGACCTCTACTTTATTAAATGCTAGAAATAAAAGAATTAAACCTACTACAGATCAAAAGATTTTAACGTCATGGAATGCTTTACTATTACAATCATTTGTTGATGCTTATAAAGTTTTTGGTGACGATAAATTTAAAACTAAAGCTTTAGAATGTGCAGAAACTATTAAAAGAAAGGCAATTTCTAATACCGGGGAAATTACAAGAAGTATTACAACTTCTAATAAAGATATTAAAGGGTATTTAGAAGATTATGCTTTATTAGCTCAGAGTTTTATTTCTCTTTATGAAATCTATTTAGATGAAAAGTGGCTTCAGGAAGCTAAAAAAATTACAGAGATTTCTTTTACCAACTTTTTTAATACAGAAATTGGATTCTTTAACTACACAGCTAAAAATAGCGACCAATTGATCTCTGATAATTTTGAAATTGAAGATTTAGTAATTCCCTCTTCAAACTCTGTAATCTGTAAAAATCTTTTTAAACTCGGTCATTATTTCAGCAATGATAATTACTTAGATTTGAGTGAAAAAATGTTGCAGAAAATGTTACCTAAAATAGAAAAACATCCACACGTCTACTCTAATTGGATAGATACGTATTTAAACCTTAGCTACCCTTTCTATGAAACTGCTATTTCTGGCAAAAATGCCATAGAAAAGCTTAAAAAGCTGAACCAAAATTACATTCCGAACCATTTGATAATTGGAAGTACTGAAAATAGTGACTTACCTTTGTTAAAAGGTAAATATAACAATGACAAAACACTAATTTATATATGCATGAACAAGACATGCAAATTACCTACAGAAAACATTAACACAGCTGTTTCTATGTTAAAAAAGAACTGA
- a CDS encoding response regulator, whose protein sequence is MQRKLTILLIEDDQIEVMKFNRILSKLDSKHRVIEANNGEEALKILEDKDNLPNIILLDLNMPKINGIEFLKILKDDEVLKYLPTIILTTSTNQKDMLECYRIGIAGYMVKPLKYEDYQNKLIKVLSYWSANELISV, encoded by the coding sequence ATGCAAAGAAAATTAACAATATTGTTAATTGAAGATGACCAAATAGAAGTAATGAAATTCAATCGGATTTTATCTAAGCTAGATTCAAAGCATCGAGTTATTGAAGCAAATAATGGAGAAGAAGCTTTGAAAATTTTAGAAGATAAAGACAATTTACCAAATATTATACTTCTAGATTTGAACATGCCTAAAATAAATGGTATCGAATTCCTTAAAATTCTTAAGGATGACGAAGTATTAAAATATTTACCTACTATTATATTAACAACATCTACAAATCAAAAAGATATGTTAGAATGTTATAGAATAGGAATTGCGGGCTACATGGTTAAACCTCTTAAATATGAAGATTATCAAAATAAACTAATAAAAGTGTTATCTTACTGGAGCGCTAATGAGTTGATTTCAGTTTAA
- a CDS encoding AGE family epimerase/isomerase produces the protein MDSLKEEMIAVLSEVMNFWSEKTADFNHGGFYGELDFYGNPVANSNKGIILNARLLWSFAKVANHTKSNDFSDVLQRSYAYVEQHFFDEKYNGVFWELDDQGNVIDAEKKAIAQAYTLLGVSEYYLVSKEEKVKNKCIELFLHIEDNFYNKEFNFYYNELTRELNLIDFESKSLGTHLHLLEAYTNLYQFYKTDQLKDRIQNLFEILISKFLHQNEFCELDFDKNWKSKTENISIGHNAEVPSMLLDFSKLLDDNHKLQEKLIFKLENYCQFSMKLIDKVGGLYMFQNVKSKDFTKEFQWWMQTETIIAFQKLYEFTKEKKYLEYRDKLFNFAREYFIDDKHGEWYEKLSVDRKPIVVPKVAMWKSPYHIVRMCTSFM, from the coding sequence ATGGATTCTTTAAAAGAAGAAATGATTGCTGTGCTTTCAGAAGTCATGAATTTTTGGTCTGAAAAAACTGCTGATTTTAATCATGGAGGTTTTTATGGAGAACTTGATTTTTATGGAAATCCTGTAGCTAATAGTAATAAAGGAATCATTTTAAATGCTCGTTTATTGTGGTCTTTTGCAAAAGTTGCAAATCATACAAAAAGTAATGATTTTTCAGATGTTTTACAAAGAAGTTATGCATATGTAGAACAGCATTTTTTTGATGAAAAATATAATGGAGTTTTTTGGGAATTAGATGATCAAGGCAATGTTATAGATGCTGAAAAAAAAGCTATAGCTCAAGCCTATACTTTACTCGGGGTATCTGAATATTATCTAGTTTCAAAAGAAGAAAAAGTCAAAAATAAGTGTATTGAGTTATTTCTACATATCGAAGACAATTTTTATAACAAAGAGTTTAATTTTTATTACAACGAGCTTACTCGTGAATTAAATCTTATTGATTTTGAAAGTAAAAGTTTAGGTACACATTTACATCTTTTAGAGGCATATACTAATCTTTATCAATTTTATAAAACAGATCAACTTAAAGATCGAATTCAGAATTTATTTGAAATTTTAATTAGTAAATTTCTACATCAAAATGAGTTTTGCGAATTGGATTTTGATAAAAACTGGAAATCAAAAACCGAAAATATTTCAATTGGACATAATGCTGAAGTTCCTTCTATGTTGTTAGATTTTTCGAAGTTACTAGATGATAATCATAAACTCCAAGAAAAGTTAATTTTTAAACTTGAAAATTATTGTCAATTTTCAATGAAATTAATTGATAAAGTTGGGGGTTTGTATATGTTTCAGAATGTAAAAAGTAAAGATTTTACCAAAGAGTTTCAATGGTGGATGCAAACCGAAACTATTATTGCATTTCAAAAATTATACGAGTTTACGAAAGAAAAAAAATATTTAGAATATAGAGACAAGTTATTTAATTTTGCTAGAGAATATTTTATTGATGATAAACATGGGGAGTGGTACGAAAAGTTATCTGTAGACAGAAAACCAATAGTTGTTCCCAAAGTTGCCATGTGGAAATCACCATATCATATTGTTAGAATGTGTACTTCATTTATGTAA
- a CDS encoding MFS transporter — MSELSKLSLKEKIGYALGDTAANIAWRTMGPFLPIFYTDVFGLGTAAVATLLLVVRLGDGATDLIMGNIADRTRTKWGKFRPWLLWTALPLGVALVLRFTTPDLSLGGKIFWAYATSIFYILAYTANNVPYSALMGVMTTSQKERTVLSSFRFFGAYLGGVIATIGVITLVDFLGNGDKNAGYQYTMYVLAFVLVSFSFITFYTTRERVKSVETGDLSKDYKDLASNKPWLILLFIGFVFVTYNIIKQSSIMFYFTHYVNDENNFFGSLTSWGGKNGLAGLYLLSLLVISMISTFFAPALTKFFGKVKLFIYSILFSAASVAAMYWLEANQIGSIFTLGIISEFGAGLMPILFFAMLGDAADYSELKNGRRATGLIFSAGTFAMKFGGGVAGAITLAVLNLYNYDGQATVKTVEMLQGIKLNMSIVPAVFVLLGVVALLAYPLTQKRMKEIEEELKIQRAEANE, encoded by the coding sequence ATGTCAGAATTAAGTAAACTATCATTAAAAGAAAAAATAGGCTATGCCTTAGGAGATACAGCAGCTAATATTGCGTGGAGGACAATGGGACCTTTTTTACCAATTTTTTATACCGATGTTTTCGGATTAGGAACGGCAGCTGTAGCAACATTATTATTGGTAGTTCGCTTAGGAGACGGAGCAACAGATTTAATCATGGGAAATATTGCTGATAGAACCCGAACAAAATGGGGGAAATTTAGGCCATGGTTACTTTGGACAGCTTTACCGTTAGGTGTAGCTTTAGTATTACGTTTTACAACTCCCGATTTAAGTTTGGGAGGGAAAATTTTCTGGGCGTATGCAACTTCTATATTTTATATTCTCGCATATACGGCGAATAATGTTCCATATTCTGCTTTGATGGGAGTAATGACGACTAGCCAGAAAGAAAGAACAGTATTGTCTTCTTTTCGCTTCTTTGGAGCCTATTTAGGAGGTGTAATTGCTACTATCGGTGTAATTACTTTAGTTGACTTTTTAGGAAATGGAGATAAAAATGCTGGTTACCAATACACTATGTATGTGTTGGCATTTGTTTTAGTTTCTTTTTCTTTTATCACTTTTTATACCACAAGAGAGCGTGTAAAATCTGTTGAAACGGGTGATTTATCAAAAGATTATAAAGATTTAGCAAGTAACAAACCGTGGTTAATTTTATTATTTATTGGTTTTGTATTTGTTACATATAACATTATTAAGCAAAGTTCAATAATGTTCTATTTTACACATTATGTGAATGATGAAAATAATTTCTTCGGAAGTTTAACGAGTTGGGGTGGTAAAAACGGATTAGCAGGTTTGTATTTATTATCATTGTTAGTTATTTCTATGATTTCTACATTTTTTGCTCCAGCTTTAACTAAGTTTTTTGGAAAAGTAAAATTATTCATTTATAGTATTTTATTTTCAGCAGCTTCTGTCGCTGCAATGTATTGGTTAGAAGCAAATCAAATTGGTTCCATTTTTACTTTAGGAATTATCTCAGAATTCGGAGCAGGTTTAATGCCTATTTTATTCTTTGCAATGCTAGGTGACGCAGCTGATTATTCTGAATTAAAAAACGGAAGAAGAGCCACGGGATTAATTTTTTCAGCAGGAACTTTTGCAATGAAATTCGGTGGAGGTGTAGCAGGAGCTATCACTTTAGCAGTTCTGAATTTATACAATTACGACGGACAAGCAACTGTTAAAACAGTAGAAATGTTACAGGGAATTAAACTGAACATGAGTATTGTTCCGGCTGTATTTGTGTTGTTAGGTGTTGTGGCATTATTAGCTTATCCGTTAACTCAAAAAAGAATGAAAGAAATCGAAGAAGAGTTAAAAATTCAAAGAGCAGAAGCTAACGAATAA
- a CDS encoding PAS domain-containing sensor histidine kinase, with the protein MSDIVSNDLKRALENEKKARLAAEEKLNSFTKESENLINKLETKTKHLEEELSKKDSELKGIFENINDAFVQIDLRGNVIKMNDIAITMFGYDYTEGTPLNLMKIVHPDDYGYTIGAFKNLIQEGFYTKYRSRIITKNKTIKTLEVNCSLICNTNGEVAGAQGIARDITEEIAIQELLEEQKHQLDIIFNNSPIGIVLSQEQDDDFVFANNTITKMLGYTLEEMRALTVNEFTHPDDREASKKLRNKISSGEINNFTQEKRYIKKDGDILWAKTIVNSVRSPESKVKFQVATVEDITENKLAEQRLIESENRLTSLISHLDSAVLLENEKREIVISNKKMCEIFSIPLKPSELLGQNCLKLLSQTKHLFERPEYFANRINKLIKDKKVVLGDELRLVDGRILERDYIPISKNNEYKGHLWTYRDVTLSRNYRKSLETHKKRYSNIIANLKLGLVELDRRNKILSTNSNFMKMTGFDEEKILNQDVRELFKKEKIIDFIQQRNKDKKGQKSGSYEFKFINNLNQEKVLLVSAAPNFDIQGEITGSIGIVLDITHIKKLESQKEELLKKLEQRNVELEEYAHIVSHDLKSPLRSISALTSWLKEDYGENLGKGGVQNVDMIQEVVEKMERLINDILNYSSINNDDEAFENVNTYEVIKGISKLIYVPKHIKIEIDKNLPIIKADKVRIQQLFQNLMSNAVNYIDKEEGLIKINVKEKKKSYIFSVQDNGIGIKKEYHAKIFEVFQSLGNHKDSTGIGLSIVKKIVDVYGGKIWLESVERIGTTFYIEFKK; encoded by the coding sequence ATGAGTGATATTGTGAGTAACGATTTGAAACGGGCTTTAGAAAATGAGAAAAAAGCAAGACTAGCTGCAGAAGAAAAACTCAACAGTTTTACTAAAGAATCTGAAAACTTAATCAACAAGCTAGAGACCAAAACAAAACACTTAGAAGAAGAATTATCAAAAAAAGATTCTGAACTTAAAGGAATTTTTGAAAATATTAATGATGCCTTTGTACAGATAGATCTTAGAGGCAATGTTATAAAAATGAATGATATAGCCATAACTATGTTTGGTTATGATTATACAGAAGGTACTCCACTTAACTTAATGAAAATCGTTCATCCTGACGATTATGGATACACCATAGGTGCTTTTAAAAATTTAATACAAGAAGGTTTTTATACTAAGTATAGATCTAGAATTATTACCAAAAACAAAACAATTAAAACTTTAGAAGTTAATTGTAGTTTAATATGTAACACAAATGGAGAAGTAGCAGGAGCGCAAGGTATAGCTAGAGATATTACAGAAGAAATTGCAATTCAAGAATTATTAGAAGAACAAAAACATCAATTAGATATTATTTTTAATAATTCTCCTATAGGTATTGTTTTATCACAAGAGCAAGACGATGATTTTGTTTTTGCTAATAACACGATTACAAAAATGTTAGGTTATACGTTAGAAGAAATGAGAGCCTTAACAGTAAATGAATTTACTCATCCAGACGATCGTGAAGCTTCAAAAAAATTAAGAAATAAAATTTCCTCTGGAGAAATAAATAATTTTACTCAAGAGAAAAGATACATAAAAAAAGATGGTGATATCTTATGGGCTAAAACAATTGTGAATTCTGTAAGAAGTCCTGAAAGTAAAGTGAAATTTCAAGTAGCAACGGTTGAAGATATTACTGAAAATAAATTAGCAGAACAAAGGCTAATTGAATCAGAAAATAGATTAACATCTTTAATTTCTCATTTAGATAGTGCCGTTTTATTAGAAAATGAAAAGAGAGAGATTGTTATTTCTAATAAAAAAATGTGCGAGATTTTTTCAATTCCACTAAAACCATCAGAATTATTAGGTCAAAATTGCCTGAAATTACTAAGCCAGACAAAGCATCTTTTTGAACGACCAGAATATTTTGCAAATCGAATCAATAAATTAATAAAAGATAAGAAAGTAGTTTTAGGAGACGAATTAAGATTGGTGGATGGAAGAATATTAGAGCGAGATTACATACCGATATCAAAGAATAATGAATACAAAGGACACCTTTGGACGTACCGAGATGTAACTTTATCTAGGAATTACAGAAAAAGCCTAGAAACACACAAAAAAAGATATAGCAACATTATAGCAAATTTGAAGTTAGGATTAGTAGAATTAGATCGAAGAAATAAAATTTTATCAACCAATAGTAACTTCATGAAAATGACTGGTTTTGATGAAGAGAAAATTTTGAATCAAGATGTTAGAGAGCTTTTTAAGAAAGAAAAGATTATTGATTTTATTCAACAAAGAAATAAAGATAAAAAAGGTCAAAAGTCAGGATCCTATGAATTTAAATTTATAAATAACCTTAATCAAGAAAAAGTTTTATTAGTAAGTGCTGCACCCAATTTTGATATACAAGGAGAGATTACAGGTTCAATAGGTATCGTTCTAGATATTACTCATATCAAAAAATTAGAATCACAGAAAGAAGAGTTGCTTAAAAAGCTAGAACAACGTAATGTTGAGCTTGAAGAATATGCTCATATAGTTTCTCATGATCTAAAATCTCCATTACGAAGTATTTCCGCATTAACAAGTTGGTTGAAAGAAGACTATGGAGAAAATCTAGGAAAAGGTGGTGTGCAGAATGTTGATATGATCCAGGAAGTCGTAGAGAAAATGGAACGTTTAATTAATGATATTCTTAATTATTCGAGTATTAATAACGATGATGAAGCTTTTGAAAATGTAAATACTTATGAAGTCATAAAAGGAATTAGTAAATTAATTTATGTTCCAAAGCATATTAAAATTGAAATAGATAAAAACTTACCGATTATTAAGGCAGATAAGGTGAGAATCCAGCAACTTTTTCAAAATTTAATGAGTAATGCTGTAAATTATATCGATAAAGAAGAAGGATTAATAAAAATTAATGTTAAAGAAAAAAAGAAAAGCTATATATTTAGTGTTCAAGATAACGGTATTGGAATAAAGAAAGAATATCACGCAAAAATTTTTGAAGTATTCCAATCATTAGGAAATCATAAAGATTCTACAGGTATAGGTCTTTCTATAGTAAAGAAAATTGTAGATGTTTATGGCGGGAAAATATGGTTAGAAAGTGTAGAGAGGATAGGAACAACATTTTACATCGAATTTAAGAAATAA
- a CDS encoding Hpt domain-containing protein — MNSEQPNLNYISELSGGDKEFEAKMLSILKSELPEEVNTYNNHVEKQDFKQIAEIVHKIKHKISILGLEKSYESAVAYEKELLEGDMKGHTDFLELLTKMSNFLDNA, encoded by the coding sequence ATGAATTCAGAACAACCAAATTTAAACTACATCAGCGAACTTTCCGGAGGAGACAAAGAGTTTGAAGCAAAAATGCTGTCAATTTTAAAAAGTGAATTACCAGAAGAGGTAAATACGTATAACAATCATGTTGAAAAACAGGATTTTAAACAAATAGCAGAGATAGTTCATAAAATTAAACATAAAATTAGTATTTTAGGCTTAGAAAAATCATATGAATCAGCTGTAGCATACGAAAAAGAACTCTTAGAAGGAGATATGAAAGGACACACTGATTTCTTGGAATTATTAACTAAGATGTCTAATTTTTTAGACAATGCGTAA